A genomic segment from Aegilops tauschii subsp. strangulata cultivar AL8/78 chromosome 1, Aet v6.0, whole genome shotgun sequence encodes:
- the LOC109745693 gene encoding putative ripening-related protein 6 gives MANAKLVVVGVAILVILLQVSTCAMARHHAKPDPCASEDDSVPGMVHKHKHNKPHCTTLGHNGGGGSTPGVMTVNGFQKGQDGGGPSECDGKYHSNGDMIVALSTRWYAGGRRCGKMINITSKHNGRTVQAKVVDECDSNHGCKTNIVDTSEAVWKALGLDSNIGEVPVTWSDA, from the coding sequence ATGGCAAACGCCAAGCTTGTAGTCGTGGGCGTGGCCATCCTTGTAATCCTGCTGCAGGTGTCGACGTGCGCCATGGCCCGGCACCACGCCAAGCCGGACCCGTGCGCCAGCGAGGACGACTCCGTGCCGGGCATGGTCCACAAGCACAAGCACAACAAACCCCACTGCACCACGCTGGGCcacaacggcggcggcggcagcaccCCAGGCGTGATGACGGTGAACGGCTTCCAGAAGGGCCAGGACGGCGGCGGGCCGTCGGAGTGCGACGGTAAGTACCACAGCAACGGTGACATGATCGTGGCGCTGTCGACGCGCTGGTACGCGGGCGGACGCCGGTGCGGCAAGATGATCAACATCACCAGCAAGCACAACGGGCGCACCGTGCAGGCCAAGGTGGTGGACGAGTGCGACTCCAACCACGGCTGCAAGACCAACATCGTGGACACCTCCGAGGCCGTGTGGAAGGCGCTCGGGCTCGACAGCAACATCGGCGAGGTGCCGGTGACATGGTCCGACGCCTGA
- the LOC109745692 gene encoding kiwellin-1-like, with protein sequence MATRPVSYALLLVLTTLPLALATSFPHRALLQTCQPSGTIAGESGSCSTENDSECCEDGRRYRTFACSPRVTGRTRASLTLNSFADGGDGGGRSECDEKFHPDSQMVVALSTGWFAGGGRCGKRVVIRAANGRSATATVVDECDSKHGCDEEHNFEPPCANNIVDGSPAVWKALGLDTDDGVVPVTWSDA encoded by the coding sequence ATGGCTACTCGTCCCGTGTCCTACGCGCTCCTCCTCGTCCTCACGACCCTTCCCCTAGCCCTCGCCACCAGCTTTCCACACCGCGCTCTACTCCAGACATGCCAGCCAAGCGGCACCATCGCCGGCGAGTCCGGCAGCTGCAGCACGGAGAACGACTCCGAGTGCTGCGAAGACGGGCGGCGCTACAGAACGTTCGCGTGCTCCCCGCGCGTCACGGGAAGGACCCGCGCCTCGCTCACGCTCAACAGCTTCGCCGACGGCGGGGACGGCGGAGGCAGGTCCGAGTGCGACGAGAAGTTCCACCCAGACTCCCAGATGGTCGTGGCGCTGTCGACAGGGTGGTTCGCTGGTGGGGGGCGGTGCGGGAAGCGCGTCGTGATCCGGGCCGCCAACGGGAGGTCCGCCACGGCCACGGTGGTGGACGAGTGCGACTCGAAGCACGGCTGCGACGAGGAGCACAACTTCGAGCCCCCGTGCGCGAACAACATTGTCGACGGGTCGCCGGCCGTGTGGAAGGCGCTCGGGCTCGACACGGATGACGGGGTGGTGCCGGTCACGTGGTCCGACGCGTGA